A single Branchiostoma floridae strain S238N-H82 chromosome 11, Bfl_VNyyK, whole genome shotgun sequence DNA region contains:
- the LOC118425608 gene encoding solute carrier family 13 member 5-like isoform X4 codes for MAPRIVKELLSFWKSIVFLLTPVLLCPLPIYFASTQYSKIAACAYAVIIMAVYWTTEVLPLAVTALLPIILFPMLGVQSSKDVCINYLKDNNFLFVGGLLVAVAIEKWNLHKRIALRVLLTVGSEPRWLMLGMMSATAFLSMWISNTATTAMMVPIAQAILTELLRETGKDKPEERRMLPPDGKTGGGEDGEALKLKEIRMEEGDHDFVEDDTTMAEDQELLLHHLQKQLQSSSADSGDRMSKGLLLCICYAANIGGTATLTGTGPNLVITQAVDTLFPNGPGIDFVTWFSFGFPAMILALLLAWIWLQCMFLDCSCLLGCIKQRGCKGRCKRDRDNAAYKVIRRQYDELGPVSFPEKVVLLHFVLLVLLWFFRDMKFVKLENGRAAGWTYFFVKGYMTDAATGIMVAIFLFFWPSKPPNFMCCRQKRDTRPAEPAPPILDWATVHQKMPWSVVILLGGGFALADGVKVSGLSMWLSEAFTSLAGVPPAVVALVVSIIVAFITEFTSNVSTASIFLPIIGKMAEGICVHPYYLMIPATIACSFAFMLPVATPPNAIVFSYGRIKVFDMAKCGFMLNLGCILVLTFAINTYGIPLYGLSTFPSWATCAAGGVTLLGPANVTGLPANVTLG; via the exons ATGGCGCCCAGGATCGTCAAGGAGTTGTTGTCCTTTTGGAAGTCTATCGTCTTCCTCCTCACACCAGTACTTTTGTGCCCGCTCCCGATTTACTTCGCCTCCACGCAATACAGCAAG ATTGCAGCCTGTGCCTATGCTGTGATCATCATGGCAGTGTACTGGACAACAGAAGTTCTTCCTTTGGCTGTCACTGCTCTTCTTCCCATCATTCTGTTTCCCATGCTTGGGGTCCAGTCATCGAAGGATGTCTGTATCAACTACTTAAAG GACAACAATTTTCTGTTTGTTGGAGGATTGCTGGTTGCTGTGGCCATAGAAAAGTGGAATCTCCACAAGAGGATCGCACTGAGGGTTTTGCTGACTGTTGGTTCTGAACCAAGATG GTTGATGTTAGGAATGATGTCAGCCACAGCATTCTTGTCCATGTGGATCAGCAACACAGCAACAACTGCCATGATGGTCCCCATCGCACAGGCCATCCTGACGGAGTTACTGAGGGAGACAGGAAAGGACAAACCTGAAGAGAGAAGGATGCTGCCTCCTGACGGGAAAACAG GAGGAGGGGAGGATGGAGAGGCACTCAAACTCAAGGAGATAAGAATGGAGGAAGG TGACCATGACTTTGTTGAAGATGACACGACAATGGCAGAAGACCAG GAATTATTGCTTCATCATTTACAA AAACAGTTGCAGAGCAGCTCAGCAGATAGTGGTGACAGGATGAGCAAGGGTCTGCTGTTGTGTATTTGTTACGCTGCCAACATCGGAGGTACCGCCACCCTGACTGGTACAGGCCCCAACCTGGTCATCACACAGGCTGTGGACAC ACTGTTCCCCAACGGTCCAGGCATTGACTTTGTGACCTGGTTCTCCTTCGGCTTCCCTGCTATGATTCTGGCCCTtctcctggcctggatctggcTTCAGTGTATGTTTCTGGACTGCAG TTGTCTGCTGGGATGCATTAAGCAGAGAGGGTGCAAGGGCAGATGTAAACGAGACCGGGACAATGCTGCCTATAAGGTCATCAGGAGACAATACGATGAGCTGGGACCTGTGTC GTTTCCAGAGAAAGTTGTTCTCCTCCACTTTGTCTTGCTGGTGCTCCTGTGGTTTTTCCGGGACATGAAGTTTGtgaaactggagaatgggcgggCTGCTGGATGGACCTACTTCTTTGTGAAAGG CTACATGACAGATGCAGCCACAGGTATCATGGTCGCCATCTTCCTGTTCTTCTGGCCGTCCAAACCTCCCAACTTCATGTGCTGCAGACAGAAAAGAG ACACCCGTCCAGCGGAGCCTGCCCCGCCCATCCTAGATTGGGCCACGGTACATCAGAAGATGCCCTGGAGTGTCGTCATCCTCCTGGGAGGAGGGTTTGCACTCGCAGATGGAGTCAAG GTATCAGGCCTGTCTATGTGGCTGAGTGAGGCATTTACTAGTCTTGCTGGAGTGCCTCCCGCTGTCGTTGCACTGGTTGTATCCATCATTGTGGCCTTCATAACTGAGTTCACCAGTAATGTTTCCACAGCCTCCATCTTTCTCCCCATCATTGGTAAAATG GCTGAGGGTATCTGTGTCCACCCTTATTACCTAATGATCCCGGCAACCATCGCCTGTTCTTTTGCCTTCATGCTACCAGTGGCGACACCGCCCAATGCCATTGTTTTCTCGTATGGGCGCATCAAAGTGTTTGACATG GCCAAGTGTGGCTTCATGTTGAACCTGGGCTGTATCCTGGTGCTCACTTTCGCCATCAACACCTACGGGATCCCCTTGTATGGCCTCAGCACGTTCCCATCCTGGGCCACCTGTGCTGCTGGTGGGGTCACCCTGCTGGGCCCTGCCAATGTCACGGGGCTTCCTGCTAATGTTACTCTGGGGTAA
- the LOC118425608 gene encoding solute carrier family 13 member 5-like isoform X1, with amino-acid sequence MAPRIVKELLSFWKSIVFLLTPVLLCPLPIYFASTQYSKIAACAYAVIIMAVYWTTEVLPLAVTALLPIILFPMLGVQSSKDVCINYLKDNNFLFVGGLLVAVAIEKWNLHKRIALRVLLTVGSEPRWLMLGMMSATAFLSMWISNTATTAMMVPIAQAILTELLRETGKDKPEERRMLPPDGKTGGGEDGEALKLKEIRMEEGDHDFVEDDTTMAEDQELLLHHLQKQLQSSSADSGDRMSKGLLLCICYAANIGGTATLTGTGPNLVITQAVDTLFPNGPGIDFVTWFSFGFPAMILALLLAWIWLQCMFLDCSCLLGCIKQRGCKGRCKRDRDNAAYKVIRRQYDELGPVSFPEKVVLLHFVLLVLLWFFRDMKFVKLENGRAAGWTYFFVKGYMTDAATGIMVAIFLFFWPSKPPNFMCCRQKRDTRPAEPAPPILDWATVHQKMPWSVVILLGGGFALADGVKASGLSDWMGQGFQTFAGFPVVALALIICVIVAFITEFTSNTSTAAIFLPILGKLVSGLSMWLSEAFTSLAGVPPAVVALVVSIIVAFITEFTSNVSTASIFLPIIGKMAEGICVHPYYLMIPATIACSFAFMLPVATPPNAIVFSYGRIKVFDMAKCGFMLNLGCILVLTFAINTYGIPLYGLSTFPSWATCAAGGVTLLGPANVTGLPANVTLG; translated from the exons ATGGCGCCCAGGATCGTCAAGGAGTTGTTGTCCTTTTGGAAGTCTATCGTCTTCCTCCTCACACCAGTACTTTTGTGCCCGCTCCCGATTTACTTCGCCTCCACGCAATACAGCAAG ATTGCAGCCTGTGCCTATGCTGTGATCATCATGGCAGTGTACTGGACAACAGAAGTTCTTCCTTTGGCTGTCACTGCTCTTCTTCCCATCATTCTGTTTCCCATGCTTGGGGTCCAGTCATCGAAGGATGTCTGTATCAACTACTTAAAG GACAACAATTTTCTGTTTGTTGGAGGATTGCTGGTTGCTGTGGCCATAGAAAAGTGGAATCTCCACAAGAGGATCGCACTGAGGGTTTTGCTGACTGTTGGTTCTGAACCAAGATG GTTGATGTTAGGAATGATGTCAGCCACAGCATTCTTGTCCATGTGGATCAGCAACACAGCAACAACTGCCATGATGGTCCCCATCGCACAGGCCATCCTGACGGAGTTACTGAGGGAGACAGGAAAGGACAAACCTGAAGAGAGAAGGATGCTGCCTCCTGACGGGAAAACAG GAGGAGGGGAGGATGGAGAGGCACTCAAACTCAAGGAGATAAGAATGGAGGAAGG TGACCATGACTTTGTTGAAGATGACACGACAATGGCAGAAGACCAG GAATTATTGCTTCATCATTTACAA AAACAGTTGCAGAGCAGCTCAGCAGATAGTGGTGACAGGATGAGCAAGGGTCTGCTGTTGTGTATTTGTTACGCTGCCAACATCGGAGGTACCGCCACCCTGACTGGTACAGGCCCCAACCTGGTCATCACACAGGCTGTGGACAC ACTGTTCCCCAACGGTCCAGGCATTGACTTTGTGACCTGGTTCTCCTTCGGCTTCCCTGCTATGATTCTGGCCCTtctcctggcctggatctggcTTCAGTGTATGTTTCTGGACTGCAG TTGTCTGCTGGGATGCATTAAGCAGAGAGGGTGCAAGGGCAGATGTAAACGAGACCGGGACAATGCTGCCTATAAGGTCATCAGGAGACAATACGATGAGCTGGGACCTGTGTC GTTTCCAGAGAAAGTTGTTCTCCTCCACTTTGTCTTGCTGGTGCTCCTGTGGTTTTTCCGGGACATGAAGTTTGtgaaactggagaatgggcgggCTGCTGGATGGACCTACTTCTTTGTGAAAGG CTACATGACAGATGCAGCCACAGGTATCATGGTCGCCATCTTCCTGTTCTTCTGGCCGTCCAAACCTCCCAACTTCATGTGCTGCAGACAGAAAAGAG ACACCCGTCCAGCGGAGCCTGCCCCGCCCATCCTAGATTGGGCCACGGTACATCAGAAGATGCCCTGGAGTGTCGTCATCCTCCTGGGAGGAGGGTTTGCACTCGCAGATGGAGTCAAG GCTTCTGGCCTCTCGGACTGGATGGGACAAGGCTTCCAAACATTTGCAGGGTTTCCCGTGGTCGCCCTAGCTCTCATCATTTGCGTCATTGTGGCCTTCATAACAGAGTTCACCAGCAACACGTCTACTGCTGCCATCTTTCTGCCTATCCTCGGAAAACTG GTATCAGGCCTGTCTATGTGGCTGAGTGAGGCATTTACTAGTCTTGCTGGAGTGCCTCCCGCTGTCGTTGCACTGGTTGTATCCATCATTGTGGCCTTCATAACTGAGTTCACCAGTAATGTTTCCACAGCCTCCATCTTTCTCCCCATCATTGGTAAAATG GCTGAGGGTATCTGTGTCCACCCTTATTACCTAATGATCCCGGCAACCATCGCCTGTTCTTTTGCCTTCATGCTACCAGTGGCGACACCGCCCAATGCCATTGTTTTCTCGTATGGGCGCATCAAAGTGTTTGACATG GCCAAGTGTGGCTTCATGTTGAACCTGGGCTGTATCCTGGTGCTCACTTTCGCCATCAACACCTACGGGATCCCCTTGTATGGCCTCAGCACGTTCCCATCCTGGGCCACCTGTGCTGCTGGTGGGGTCACCCTGCTGGGCCCTGCCAATGTCACGGGGCTTCCTGCTAATGTTACTCTGGGGTAA
- the LOC118425608 gene encoding solute carrier family 13 member 2-like isoform X3 encodes MAPRIVKELLSFWKSIVFLLTPVLLCPLPIYFASTQYSKIAACAYAVIIMAVYWTTEVLPLAVTALLPIILFPMLGVQSSKDVCINYLKDNNFLFVGGLLVAVAIEKWNLHKRIALRVLLTVGSEPRWLMLGMMSATAFLSMWISNTATTAMMVPIAQAILTELLRETGKDKPEERRMLPPDGKTGGGEDGEALKLKEIRMEEGDHDFVEDDTTMAEDQLQSSSADSGDRMSKGLLLCICYAANIGGTATLTGTGPNLVITQAVDTLFPNGPGIDFVTWFSFGFPAMILALLLAWIWLQCMFLDCSCLLGCIKQRGCKGRCKRDRDNAAYKVIRRQYDELGPVSFPEKVVLLHFVLLVLLWFFRDMKFVKLENGRAAGWTYFFVKGYMTDAATGIMVAIFLFFWPSKPPNFMCCRQKRDTRPAEPAPPILDWATVHQKMPWSVVILLGGGFALADGVKASGLSDWMGQGFQTFAGFPVVALALIICVIVAFITEFTSNTSTAAIFLPILGKLVSGLSMWLSEAFTSLAGVPPAVVALVVSIIVAFITEFTSNVSTASIFLPIIGKMAEGICVHPYYLMIPATIACSFAFMLPVATPPNAIVFSYGRIKVFDMAKCGFMLNLGCILVLTFAINTYGIPLYGLSTFPSWATCAAGGVTLLGPANVTGLPANVTLG; translated from the exons ATGGCGCCCAGGATCGTCAAGGAGTTGTTGTCCTTTTGGAAGTCTATCGTCTTCCTCCTCACACCAGTACTTTTGTGCCCGCTCCCGATTTACTTCGCCTCCACGCAATACAGCAAG ATTGCAGCCTGTGCCTATGCTGTGATCATCATGGCAGTGTACTGGACAACAGAAGTTCTTCCTTTGGCTGTCACTGCTCTTCTTCCCATCATTCTGTTTCCCATGCTTGGGGTCCAGTCATCGAAGGATGTCTGTATCAACTACTTAAAG GACAACAATTTTCTGTTTGTTGGAGGATTGCTGGTTGCTGTGGCCATAGAAAAGTGGAATCTCCACAAGAGGATCGCACTGAGGGTTTTGCTGACTGTTGGTTCTGAACCAAGATG GTTGATGTTAGGAATGATGTCAGCCACAGCATTCTTGTCCATGTGGATCAGCAACACAGCAACAACTGCCATGATGGTCCCCATCGCACAGGCCATCCTGACGGAGTTACTGAGGGAGACAGGAAAGGACAAACCTGAAGAGAGAAGGATGCTGCCTCCTGACGGGAAAACAG GAGGAGGGGAGGATGGAGAGGCACTCAAACTCAAGGAGATAAGAATGGAGGAAGG TGACCATGACTTTGTTGAAGATGACACGACAATGGCAGAAGACCAG TTGCAGAGCAGCTCAGCAGATAGTGGTGACAGGATGAGCAAGGGTCTGCTGTTGTGTATTTGTTACGCTGCCAACATCGGAGGTACCGCCACCCTGACTGGTACAGGCCCCAACCTGGTCATCACACAGGCTGTGGACAC ACTGTTCCCCAACGGTCCAGGCATTGACTTTGTGACCTGGTTCTCCTTCGGCTTCCCTGCTATGATTCTGGCCCTtctcctggcctggatctggcTTCAGTGTATGTTTCTGGACTGCAG TTGTCTGCTGGGATGCATTAAGCAGAGAGGGTGCAAGGGCAGATGTAAACGAGACCGGGACAATGCTGCCTATAAGGTCATCAGGAGACAATACGATGAGCTGGGACCTGTGTC GTTTCCAGAGAAAGTTGTTCTCCTCCACTTTGTCTTGCTGGTGCTCCTGTGGTTTTTCCGGGACATGAAGTTTGtgaaactggagaatgggcgggCTGCTGGATGGACCTACTTCTTTGTGAAAGG CTACATGACAGATGCAGCCACAGGTATCATGGTCGCCATCTTCCTGTTCTTCTGGCCGTCCAAACCTCCCAACTTCATGTGCTGCAGACAGAAAAGAG ACACCCGTCCAGCGGAGCCTGCCCCGCCCATCCTAGATTGGGCCACGGTACATCAGAAGATGCCCTGGAGTGTCGTCATCCTCCTGGGAGGAGGGTTTGCACTCGCAGATGGAGTCAAG GCTTCTGGCCTCTCGGACTGGATGGGACAAGGCTTCCAAACATTTGCAGGGTTTCCCGTGGTCGCCCTAGCTCTCATCATTTGCGTCATTGTGGCCTTCATAACAGAGTTCACCAGCAACACGTCTACTGCTGCCATCTTTCTGCCTATCCTCGGAAAACTG GTATCAGGCCTGTCTATGTGGCTGAGTGAGGCATTTACTAGTCTTGCTGGAGTGCCTCCCGCTGTCGTTGCACTGGTTGTATCCATCATTGTGGCCTTCATAACTGAGTTCACCAGTAATGTTTCCACAGCCTCCATCTTTCTCCCCATCATTGGTAAAATG GCTGAGGGTATCTGTGTCCACCCTTATTACCTAATGATCCCGGCAACCATCGCCTGTTCTTTTGCCTTCATGCTACCAGTGGCGACACCGCCCAATGCCATTGTTTTCTCGTATGGGCGCATCAAAGTGTTTGACATG GCCAAGTGTGGCTTCATGTTGAACCTGGGCTGTATCCTGGTGCTCACTTTCGCCATCAACACCTACGGGATCCCCTTGTATGGCCTCAGCACGTTCCCATCCTGGGCCACCTGTGCTGCTGGTGGGGTCACCCTGCTGGGCCCTGCCAATGTCACGGGGCTTCCTGCTAATGTTACTCTGGGGTAA
- the LOC118425608 gene encoding solute carrier family 13 member 5-like isoform X5 has translation MAPRIVKELLSFWKSIVFLLTPVLLCPLPIYFASTQYSKIAACAYAVIIMAVYWTTEVLPLAVTALLPIILFPMLGVQSSKDVCINYLKDNNFLFVGGLLVAVAIEKWNLHKRIALRVLLTVGSEPRWLMLGMMSATAFLSMWISNTATTAMMVPIAQAILTELLRETGKDKPEERRMLPPDGKTGGGEDGEALKLKEIRMEEGDHDFVEDDTTMAEDQELLLHHLQKQLQSSSADSGDRMSKGLLLCICYAANIGGTATLTGTGPNLVITQAVDTLFPNGPGIDFVTWFSFGFPAMILALLLAWIWLQCMFLDCSCLLGCIKQRGCKGRCKRDRDNAAYKVIRRQYDELGPVSFPEKVVLLHFVLLVLLWFFRDMKFVKLENGRAAGWTYFFVKGYMTDAATGIMVAIFLFFWPSKPPNFMCCRQKRDTRPAEPAPPILDWATVHQKMPWSVVILLGGGFALADGVKASGLSDWMGQGFQTFAGFPVVALALIICVIVAFITEFTSNTSTAAIFLPILGKLAEGICVHPYYLMIPATIACSFAFMLPVATPPNAIVFSYGRIKVFDMAKCGFMLNLGCILVLTFAINTYGIPLYGLSTFPSWATCAAGGVTLLGPANVTGLPANVTLG, from the exons ATGGCGCCCAGGATCGTCAAGGAGTTGTTGTCCTTTTGGAAGTCTATCGTCTTCCTCCTCACACCAGTACTTTTGTGCCCGCTCCCGATTTACTTCGCCTCCACGCAATACAGCAAG ATTGCAGCCTGTGCCTATGCTGTGATCATCATGGCAGTGTACTGGACAACAGAAGTTCTTCCTTTGGCTGTCACTGCTCTTCTTCCCATCATTCTGTTTCCCATGCTTGGGGTCCAGTCATCGAAGGATGTCTGTATCAACTACTTAAAG GACAACAATTTTCTGTTTGTTGGAGGATTGCTGGTTGCTGTGGCCATAGAAAAGTGGAATCTCCACAAGAGGATCGCACTGAGGGTTTTGCTGACTGTTGGTTCTGAACCAAGATG GTTGATGTTAGGAATGATGTCAGCCACAGCATTCTTGTCCATGTGGATCAGCAACACAGCAACAACTGCCATGATGGTCCCCATCGCACAGGCCATCCTGACGGAGTTACTGAGGGAGACAGGAAAGGACAAACCTGAAGAGAGAAGGATGCTGCCTCCTGACGGGAAAACAG GAGGAGGGGAGGATGGAGAGGCACTCAAACTCAAGGAGATAAGAATGGAGGAAGG TGACCATGACTTTGTTGAAGATGACACGACAATGGCAGAAGACCAG GAATTATTGCTTCATCATTTACAA AAACAGTTGCAGAGCAGCTCAGCAGATAGTGGTGACAGGATGAGCAAGGGTCTGCTGTTGTGTATTTGTTACGCTGCCAACATCGGAGGTACCGCCACCCTGACTGGTACAGGCCCCAACCTGGTCATCACACAGGCTGTGGACAC ACTGTTCCCCAACGGTCCAGGCATTGACTTTGTGACCTGGTTCTCCTTCGGCTTCCCTGCTATGATTCTGGCCCTtctcctggcctggatctggcTTCAGTGTATGTTTCTGGACTGCAG TTGTCTGCTGGGATGCATTAAGCAGAGAGGGTGCAAGGGCAGATGTAAACGAGACCGGGACAATGCTGCCTATAAGGTCATCAGGAGACAATACGATGAGCTGGGACCTGTGTC GTTTCCAGAGAAAGTTGTTCTCCTCCACTTTGTCTTGCTGGTGCTCCTGTGGTTTTTCCGGGACATGAAGTTTGtgaaactggagaatgggcgggCTGCTGGATGGACCTACTTCTTTGTGAAAGG CTACATGACAGATGCAGCCACAGGTATCATGGTCGCCATCTTCCTGTTCTTCTGGCCGTCCAAACCTCCCAACTTCATGTGCTGCAGACAGAAAAGAG ACACCCGTCCAGCGGAGCCTGCCCCGCCCATCCTAGATTGGGCCACGGTACATCAGAAGATGCCCTGGAGTGTCGTCATCCTCCTGGGAGGAGGGTTTGCACTCGCAGATGGAGTCAAG GCTTCTGGCCTCTCGGACTGGATGGGACAAGGCTTCCAAACATTTGCAGGGTTTCCCGTGGTCGCCCTAGCTCTCATCATTTGCGTCATTGTGGCCTTCATAACAGAGTTCACCAGCAACACGTCTACTGCTGCCATCTTTCTGCCTATCCTCGGAAAACTG GCTGAGGGTATCTGTGTCCACCCTTATTACCTAATGATCCCGGCAACCATCGCCTGTTCTTTTGCCTTCATGCTACCAGTGGCGACACCGCCCAATGCCATTGTTTTCTCGTATGGGCGCATCAAAGTGTTTGACATG GCCAAGTGTGGCTTCATGTTGAACCTGGGCTGTATCCTGGTGCTCACTTTCGCCATCAACACCTACGGGATCCCCTTGTATGGCCTCAGCACGTTCCCATCCTGGGCCACCTGTGCTGCTGGTGGGGTCACCCTGCTGGGCCCTGCCAATGTCACGGGGCTTCCTGCTAATGTTACTCTGGGGTAA
- the LOC118425608 gene encoding solute carrier family 13 member 5-like isoform X2: MAPRIVKELLSFWKSIVFLLTPVLLCPLPIYFASTQYSKIAACAYAVIIMAVYWTTEVLPLAVTALLPIILFPMLGVQSSKDVCINYLKDNNFLFVGGLLVAVAIEKWNLHKRIALRVLLTVGSEPRWLMLGMMSATAFLSMWISNTATTAMMVPIAQAILTELLRETGKDKPEERRMLPPDGKTGGGEDGEALKLKEIRMEEGDHDFVEDDTTMAEDQKQLQSSSADSGDRMSKGLLLCICYAANIGGTATLTGTGPNLVITQAVDTLFPNGPGIDFVTWFSFGFPAMILALLLAWIWLQCMFLDCSCLLGCIKQRGCKGRCKRDRDNAAYKVIRRQYDELGPVSFPEKVVLLHFVLLVLLWFFRDMKFVKLENGRAAGWTYFFVKGYMTDAATGIMVAIFLFFWPSKPPNFMCCRQKRDTRPAEPAPPILDWATVHQKMPWSVVILLGGGFALADGVKASGLSDWMGQGFQTFAGFPVVALALIICVIVAFITEFTSNTSTAAIFLPILGKLVSGLSMWLSEAFTSLAGVPPAVVALVVSIIVAFITEFTSNVSTASIFLPIIGKMAEGICVHPYYLMIPATIACSFAFMLPVATPPNAIVFSYGRIKVFDMAKCGFMLNLGCILVLTFAINTYGIPLYGLSTFPSWATCAAGGVTLLGPANVTGLPANVTLG, encoded by the exons ATGGCGCCCAGGATCGTCAAGGAGTTGTTGTCCTTTTGGAAGTCTATCGTCTTCCTCCTCACACCAGTACTTTTGTGCCCGCTCCCGATTTACTTCGCCTCCACGCAATACAGCAAG ATTGCAGCCTGTGCCTATGCTGTGATCATCATGGCAGTGTACTGGACAACAGAAGTTCTTCCTTTGGCTGTCACTGCTCTTCTTCCCATCATTCTGTTTCCCATGCTTGGGGTCCAGTCATCGAAGGATGTCTGTATCAACTACTTAAAG GACAACAATTTTCTGTTTGTTGGAGGATTGCTGGTTGCTGTGGCCATAGAAAAGTGGAATCTCCACAAGAGGATCGCACTGAGGGTTTTGCTGACTGTTGGTTCTGAACCAAGATG GTTGATGTTAGGAATGATGTCAGCCACAGCATTCTTGTCCATGTGGATCAGCAACACAGCAACAACTGCCATGATGGTCCCCATCGCACAGGCCATCCTGACGGAGTTACTGAGGGAGACAGGAAAGGACAAACCTGAAGAGAGAAGGATGCTGCCTCCTGACGGGAAAACAG GAGGAGGGGAGGATGGAGAGGCACTCAAACTCAAGGAGATAAGAATGGAGGAAGG TGACCATGACTTTGTTGAAGATGACACGACAATGGCAGAAGACCAG AAACAGTTGCAGAGCAGCTCAGCAGATAGTGGTGACAGGATGAGCAAGGGTCTGCTGTTGTGTATTTGTTACGCTGCCAACATCGGAGGTACCGCCACCCTGACTGGTACAGGCCCCAACCTGGTCATCACACAGGCTGTGGACAC ACTGTTCCCCAACGGTCCAGGCATTGACTTTGTGACCTGGTTCTCCTTCGGCTTCCCTGCTATGATTCTGGCCCTtctcctggcctggatctggcTTCAGTGTATGTTTCTGGACTGCAG TTGTCTGCTGGGATGCATTAAGCAGAGAGGGTGCAAGGGCAGATGTAAACGAGACCGGGACAATGCTGCCTATAAGGTCATCAGGAGACAATACGATGAGCTGGGACCTGTGTC GTTTCCAGAGAAAGTTGTTCTCCTCCACTTTGTCTTGCTGGTGCTCCTGTGGTTTTTCCGGGACATGAAGTTTGtgaaactggagaatgggcgggCTGCTGGATGGACCTACTTCTTTGTGAAAGG CTACATGACAGATGCAGCCACAGGTATCATGGTCGCCATCTTCCTGTTCTTCTGGCCGTCCAAACCTCCCAACTTCATGTGCTGCAGACAGAAAAGAG ACACCCGTCCAGCGGAGCCTGCCCCGCCCATCCTAGATTGGGCCACGGTACATCAGAAGATGCCCTGGAGTGTCGTCATCCTCCTGGGAGGAGGGTTTGCACTCGCAGATGGAGTCAAG GCTTCTGGCCTCTCGGACTGGATGGGACAAGGCTTCCAAACATTTGCAGGGTTTCCCGTGGTCGCCCTAGCTCTCATCATTTGCGTCATTGTGGCCTTCATAACAGAGTTCACCAGCAACACGTCTACTGCTGCCATCTTTCTGCCTATCCTCGGAAAACTG GTATCAGGCCTGTCTATGTGGCTGAGTGAGGCATTTACTAGTCTTGCTGGAGTGCCTCCCGCTGTCGTTGCACTGGTTGTATCCATCATTGTGGCCTTCATAACTGAGTTCACCAGTAATGTTTCCACAGCCTCCATCTTTCTCCCCATCATTGGTAAAATG GCTGAGGGTATCTGTGTCCACCCTTATTACCTAATGATCCCGGCAACCATCGCCTGTTCTTTTGCCTTCATGCTACCAGTGGCGACACCGCCCAATGCCATTGTTTTCTCGTATGGGCGCATCAAAGTGTTTGACATG GCCAAGTGTGGCTTCATGTTGAACCTGGGCTGTATCCTGGTGCTCACTTTCGCCATCAACACCTACGGGATCCCCTTGTATGGCCTCAGCACGTTCCCATCCTGGGCCACCTGTGCTGCTGGTGGGGTCACCCTGCTGGGCCCTGCCAATGTCACGGGGCTTCCTGCTAATGTTACTCTGGGGTAA